The following coding sequences are from one Gossypium raimondii isolate GPD5lz chromosome 4, ASM2569854v1, whole genome shotgun sequence window:
- the LOC105766577 gene encoding RNA-binding protein CP33, chloroplastic, translated as MSAPTLSMAAGVAAVSSSLYNNTKPSSLFSSSIHFLPSRLSSKQLKPSNLKTQSLNSLPLSPNLSLPRLPCFSAAFDSFQVNEDDQSSGEEYSETETQDLEEQRQQEEAEEDKVSESGGEEGKLYVGNLSYSMTSSELTEIFSEAGSVAKVEIVYDRVTDRSRGFGFVTMGSVDEAKEAIRLFDGSQVGGRTVKVNFPEVPRGGEREVMGPRIRRSYTSFIDSPYKIYAGNLGWRVTSEGLRDAFASQPGLLSAKVIYEKDTGRSRGFGFISFESAETVESALTAMNGVEVEGRPLRLNMAADRAPRTHLPAENSLESSELVSGVTV; from the exons ATGTCAGCTCCTACACTCTCCATGGCAGCCGGTGTTGCAGCTGTCTCTTCTTCACTCTACAATAACACCAAACCctcctctcttttttcttcatcGATTCACTTCCTTCCTTCAAGACTTAGCTCTAAGCAGTTAAAACCTTCCAACCTCAAAACCCAAAGCCTCAATTCCCTTCCTTTGTCTCCTAACTTATCTCTCCCACGTCTGCCCTGCTTTTCAGCAGCTTTTGACAGCTTTCAAGTTAATGAAGATGACCAAAGCAGTGGAGAAGAATACTCAGAAACAGAAACTCAAGACCTTGAAGAACAACGACAACAAGAGGAAGCTGAAGAAGATAAGGTTTCAGAGTCTGGCGGTGAAGAAGGAAAGTTGTATGTTGGGAATTTGTCTTATTCAATGACTTCTTCTGAGTTAACTGAGATTTTTAGTGAGGCTGGTAGTGTTGCTAAAGTGGAG aTTGTTTATGATCGAGTTACGGATAGGAGCAGGGGATTTGGCTTTGTAACAATGGGGAGCGTTGATGAGGCCAAAGAAGCAATTAGACTGTTTGATGGATCT CAAGTCGGAGGTCGGACAGTGAAGGTGAACTTCCCGGAGGTCCCAAGAGGAGGTGAGAGGGAAGTAATGGGACCAAGGATTCGGAGAAGTTACACAAGCTTTATCGACAGCCCTTACAAGATCTATGCAGGAAACCTAGGTTGGCGTGTCACTTCAGAAGGTCTCAGAGACGCATTTGCTAGCCAACCAGGCTTGTTGAGTGCTAAAGTCATCTATGAAAAGGACACAGGAAGGTCTCGTGGTTTCGGATTCATTTCCTTTGAGTCAGCAGAGACCGTTGAGTCTGCGCTAACTGCCATGAATGGAGTG GAGGTTGAAGGTCGACCTCTACGATTAAATATGGCTGCAGATAGAGCTCCACGTACTCATTTGCCTGCCGAAAATAGTCTTGAAAGCAGCGAATTGGTTTCAGGCGTCACTGTTTGA
- the LOC105766576 gene encoding syntaxin-121: MNNLFSGSFSRFRSEEASPDHLVIEMTQSSCTSGGVNLDKFFEDVESIKDELKELERLNDDLSASHERSKTLHNAKAVKELRAKMDADVAMALKKAKLIKVRLEALDRSNASNRSLPGCGPGSSSDRTRTSVVNGLRKKLKDSMESFNGLREKISSEYRETVQRRYFTVTGENPDEKTLDLLISTGESESFLQKAIQEQGRGRILDTINEIQERHDAAKDLEKNLKELHQVFLDMAVLVQAQGEQLDDIESHVNRANSFVRGGTERLQTARNYQKNTRKWTCYAIILLLVIVLFVVLFTVRPWENNGGGGGGGNNNPTSTPPAPPTA, encoded by the exons ATGAACAATCTGTTCTCAGGCTCCTTCTCTCGCTTCCGGAGCGAAGAGGCGTCCCCTGATCACCTTGTAATCGAGATGACTCAGTCCTCCTGCACCTCTGGCGGTGTTAACCTCGACAAGTTCTTCGAAGACGTCGAGTCCATCAAAGACGAGCTCAAAGAACTCGAGAGGCTAAACGACGACCTTTCAGCGTCTCACGAGCGAAGCAAGACGTTGCACAATGCGAAAGCCGTGAAAGAATTGAGAGCAAAGATGGATGCTGATGTAGCCATGGCCTTGAAAAAGGCCAAGCTCATTAAGGTTAGGTTGGAAGCGCTTGACCGCTCCAACGCTTCTAACCGGAGTTTACCTGGCTGTGGACCGGGTTCTTCTTCGGACAGGACGAGGACGTCGGTTGTGAACGGGCTGAGAAAGAAGTTGAAGGATTCTATGGAGAGTTTTAATGGGTTGAGGGAAAAGATCTCGTCAGAGTATAGAGAAACTGTTCAAAGAAGATATTTCACGGTTACAGGAGAAAACCCAGATGAGAAAACTCTTGATCTTTTGATTTCAACAG GAGAGAGTGAGAGTTTTTTGCAAAAAGCCATTCAAGAACAAGGGAGGGGCAGAATTTTGGACACCATCAATGAGATTCAAGAAAGGCATGATGCTGCTAAGGATTTGGAGAAGAATCTCAAGGAATTGCATCAAGTTTTCTTGGACATGGCGGTGCTGGTTCAGGCTCAAGGAGAGCAATTGGATGATATCGAGAGCCATGTGAATAGGGCTAATTCATTTGTGAGAGGAGGAACTGAGAGGCTTCAAACAGCTAGGAATTACCAGAAAAACACCCGGAAATGGACTTGTTATGCTATCATACTGTTGCTGGTGATCGTCTTATTTGTGGTGTTGTTCACTGTTAGACCATGGGAAAACAATGGCGGTGGCGGCGGCGGTGGTAACAACAATCCAACATCAACCCCACCAGCTCCACCTACTGCTTGA